A DNA window from Dehalococcoidia bacterium contains the following coding sequences:
- a CDS encoding J domain-containing protein, which produces MAANLYELLGVKRSASEKEIRSAYRKLARKYHPDVNPGDATAEARFKEINAAHQVLSDAEKRRKYDKYGENWEHADQIEEMQRQRGQRTSYGNGAGFQTFDVDDLGELGGVFSQFFGRGGSTRTRTAPRRPPSIEQAVEITLDEAFHGTTRTLETMTTEACPTCGGVGEIAGATCHTCGGLGEVQKPRRLEVKIPAGVTSGSKVRIAREGQAAAGGQRGDVVLLVDVRKHPRFERTGDDLRVDIDVPLTTAVLGGEIAAPTMTGKVMLKIPPLTQNGRVFKLAGLGMPRLNKDGRGDLHARVRVRLPEQLDDRQRELFEQLSAAGV; this is translated from the coding sequence ATGGCTGCCAATCTCTACGAACTGCTCGGCGTCAAGCGCAGCGCCTCCGAGAAGGAGATCCGCTCCGCCTACCGCAAGCTCGCCCGGAAATATCACCCAGACGTCAATCCGGGCGATGCTACGGCGGAGGCCCGCTTCAAGGAGATCAATGCCGCACACCAGGTGCTCTCGGACGCGGAGAAGCGCCGGAAGTACGACAAGTACGGCGAGAACTGGGAGCACGCGGACCAGATCGAAGAGATGCAGCGCCAGCGTGGACAGCGCACCTCCTACGGGAACGGCGCCGGCTTCCAGACGTTCGACGTCGACGACCTGGGCGAGCTGGGCGGCGTGTTCAGCCAGTTCTTCGGTCGTGGCGGCAGCACTCGCACGCGCACGGCGCCCCGGCGACCGCCAAGCATCGAGCAGGCCGTCGAGATCACGCTCGACGAGGCGTTTCACGGCACGACGCGTACGCTGGAGACCATGACGACCGAGGCCTGTCCGACGTGCGGCGGCGTCGGCGAGATCGCGGGGGCGACCTGCCACACATGCGGCGGCCTCGGCGAGGTGCAGAAGCCGCGGCGGCTGGAAGTGAAGATTCCCGCCGGCGTCACGAGCGGCTCGAAGGTGCGCATCGCGCGCGAAGGCCAGGCCGCTGCCGGCGGCCAGCGCGGCGACGTCGTGCTGCTTGTCGATGTGCGCAAGCACCCGCGCTTCGAGCGTACGGGCGACGACCTGCGCGTCGACATCGACGTGCCGCTGACGACGGCGGTGCTCGGCGGCGAGATCGCGGCGCCGACGATGACCGGCAAGGTGATGCTGAAGATCCCGCCGCTCACGCAGAACGGGCGCGTCTTCAAGCTCGCCGGGCTCGGCATGCCGAGACTGAACAAGGACGGACGCGGCGACCTGCACGCGCGCGTGCGCGTCCGCCTGCCGGAACAACTCGACGACCGGCAGCGCGAGCTGTTCGAACAACTCAGCGCCGCCGGCGTCTAA
- a CDS encoding (Fe-S)-binding protein, which produces MLPSHEFPGNWVYYISFLVAVAFFAYSVSVKVSVFAQGRGDWRFDKLGERLISLVPYLVGNTRVARLRYWYSGLLHTLIYWGFIVLQVRTLNFLIKGVDNDLAPESWGGIFYDVLVRAPMDQFNILVLVGCGMAAWQRRFWKPARMTFNFDAWLILFFIAFLMVTDIMTNSFEIALHPESGQGWSFVAWPLAQFWQATMSESVMEGMLVFWWYAHLYDFLLFLNYLPYSKHSHVLTVPFNILFRRIASTGQLQPIKDFENLERFGAGQIQDLTWKQMLDPYTCTECGRCEINCPAYLTGKELSPKKIMHDMRSAIEQEVHKVSSPLFVWDALKPGKLEDGNGHAEELSLIDAVGFNPIWDCVTCGACQYQCPVFIEHVPALQDMRRFLTMNEANMPETATQTLTQIEQRGHPWRGTAYTRTSWMEGLEVPTFDGSQEYLYWVGCSGALVDRNIPTTRAVARLLTEAGISWGCLGEEESCTGDPARRLGNEYLFQTQAQALIEVLNAKGVRKIITNCPHCFNTMTNEYPHFEGTFDVIHHSSFLSKLLREGALRPKNELPLAITYHDSCYLGRHNGNYDGPRDIVDALPGGSRVEMPRNRENSFCCGAGGAHMWVEESKGKRINVARTEEAYSTGAEIIATACPFCIQMFEDGIPTVEPDGDKRMKTFDVAELLELTVIGKPAEGSRAAEAMALDEPVVSAAAEVIEE; this is translated from the coding sequence TTGCTGCCGTCACATGAGTTCCCCGGGAACTGGGTCTACTACATCTCCTTCCTCGTCGCGGTGGCGTTCTTCGCGTACTCGGTGTCCGTCAAGGTCTCCGTCTTCGCGCAGGGCCGCGGCGACTGGCGTTTCGACAAGCTTGGCGAACGTCTCATCTCACTCGTGCCGTATCTCGTCGGCAACACGCGCGTCGCCCGTCTGCGCTACTGGTACAGCGGCCTGCTGCACACGCTGATCTACTGGGGCTTCATCGTCCTGCAAGTGCGGACGCTGAACTTCCTGATCAAGGGCGTCGACAACGACCTGGCGCCCGAATCGTGGGGCGGCATCTTCTACGATGTGCTCGTCCGCGCGCCGATGGACCAGTTCAACATCCTCGTGCTCGTCGGATGCGGCATGGCTGCGTGGCAGCGGCGCTTCTGGAAGCCCGCCCGCATGACGTTCAACTTCGACGCCTGGCTGATCCTCTTCTTCATCGCGTTCCTCATGGTCACCGACATCATGACGAACAGCTTCGAGATCGCCCTGCACCCGGAGTCCGGTCAGGGTTGGTCCTTCGTCGCGTGGCCCCTGGCGCAGTTCTGGCAGGCGACGATGTCGGAGAGCGTCATGGAGGGCATGCTCGTCTTCTGGTGGTACGCACACCTCTATGACTTCCTCCTGTTCTTGAACTACTTGCCCTACAGCAAGCACTCGCACGTGCTCACCGTGCCCTTCAACATCCTCTTCCGCCGCATCGCGTCGACGGGCCAGCTTCAACCGATCAAGGATTTCGAGAACCTGGAGCGCTTCGGCGCCGGCCAGATCCAGGATCTGACGTGGAAGCAGATGCTCGATCCGTACACCTGCACGGAGTGCGGCCGGTGCGAGATCAACTGCCCGGCGTACCTCACAGGCAAGGAACTGTCGCCGAAGAAGATCATGCATGACATGCGCTCCGCCATCGAGCAGGAAGTACACAAGGTCAGTTCGCCGCTGTTCGTCTGGGACGCGCTAAAACCCGGCAAGCTGGAAGACGGCAACGGCCACGCCGAGGAGTTGTCGCTGATCGATGCCGTCGGCTTCAACCCGATCTGGGACTGCGTGACGTGCGGCGCCTGCCAGTACCAGTGTCCCGTGTTCATCGAACACGTCCCGGCCCTGCAAGACATGCGCCGCTTCCTGACGATGAACGAAGCCAACATGCCCGAGACCGCGACGCAGACGCTCACGCAGATCGAGCAGCGCGGCCATCCCTGGCGCGGCACCGCCTACACGCGCACGTCGTGGATGGAGGGGCTCGAGGTGCCGACGTTCGACGGCTCTCAAGAATACCTGTACTGGGTCGGATGCTCGGGCGCCCTCGTCGACCGCAACATCCCGACGACGCGCGCCGTCGCCCGCTTGCTGACCGAAGCGGGCATAAGCTGGGGCTGCCTGGGCGAGGAGGAGTCCTGTACCGGCGATCCGGCGCGCCGGCTCGGGAACGAGTACCTGTTTCAAACACAAGCGCAGGCGCTGATCGAAGTGCTGAACGCCAAGGGCGTGCGCAAGATCATCACGAACTGCCCGCACTGCTTCAACACGATGACGAACGAGTACCCTCACTTCGAGGGCACGTTCGACGTGATCCACCACAGCAGCTTCCTCTCCAAACTGCTGCGCGAAGGCGCGCTGCGCCCCAAGAACGAGTTGCCCCTGGCGATCACCTACCACGACTCGTGCTACCTCGGACGCCACAACGGCAACTACGACGGCCCGCGCGACATCGTCGATGCGCTGCCCGGCGGTTCGCGCGTCGAGATGCCCCGCAACCGCGAGAACAGCTTCTGCTGCGGCGCCGGCGGCGCGCACATGTGGGTCGAAGAGTCGAAGGGCAAGCGCATCAACGTCGCCCGCACCGAGGAGGCCTACAGCACCGGCGCCGAGATCATCGCGACGGCGTGCCCGTTCTGCATCCAGATGTTCGAGGACGGCATCCCTACCGTAGAGCCCGACGGGGACAAGCGCATGAAGACGTTCGACGTCGCGGAACTGCTCGAACTGACCGTCATCGGCAAGCCGGCCGAAGGCTCGCGCGCTGCCGAAGCGATGGCGCTCGATGAGCCGGTCGTCAGCGCCGCTGCCGAAGTCATCGAGGAGTAG
- a CDS encoding glycosyltransferase family 39 protein, translating into MAVADPELTARSTGVRTHRREALAIAIALCVLNLILLVRVHNEAEDSIGYLENIRRGVASDIFNPYHLVHSWLGWIAFRIADGAGYDGGPLVPVQAMNAVFGAAGIGLLWLLMRTAVDGRLAAAAATGVVGLSYGYWAYSLGADVYAFSAMTLILALFAAYRAALDPSLPRFAILGLATGATVLAHNTNVLFGVVGVTAILLATRDPRLMLRFGAAYAAAVVVMVVPLYLVALATVDANTPSEANEWLTDYAQSGEWGVISAQSAPKAAVGAARAFVGGLSAFALDDVRDLADRASGNQSLREETYLVRDYPRELAVVLLAASAAAVAALALLAMRWLRRPALDRPARTLALLSLAWLVPYAVFVTWWEPVNPEFWIALWVPAAILIAVPLAGDGARATGLVFILLGALFIVNLAGNIAPQLTEENDYWRERTAWYESETSPGDLVVTNGFIQSAYLRYFAHADVLDIDEWDIVETNEALEEIDDLIQASDASRVLFSKEAFLPASDEYSDCQPGTRPCLYIADALRQRFEPRSRVVYESELETVWELVDR; encoded by the coding sequence ATGGCTGTCGCTGATCCCGAGTTGACCGCGCGGAGCACAGGCGTCCGCACCCATCGGCGCGAAGCCCTGGCGATCGCCATCGCGCTGTGCGTGCTGAACTTGATCCTGCTCGTGCGCGTCCACAATGAGGCCGAGGACAGCATCGGCTACCTCGAGAACATCCGCCGCGGCGTCGCCTCCGACATCTTCAACCCGTACCACCTCGTGCATAGCTGGCTCGGCTGGATCGCGTTTCGCATCGCCGATGGCGCAGGCTACGACGGCGGGCCGCTCGTGCCCGTGCAGGCGATGAACGCCGTGTTCGGCGCCGCCGGCATCGGGCTGCTCTGGTTGCTGATGCGCACCGCGGTCGATGGGCGGCTCGCCGCCGCTGCCGCGACCGGCGTCGTCGGGCTGTCGTACGGCTACTGGGCGTACAGCCTGGGCGCCGATGTCTACGCCTTCTCGGCCATGACGCTGATCCTCGCGCTCTTCGCCGCGTATCGCGCCGCGCTCGATCCTTCGCTGCCGCGGTTCGCGATCTTGGGGCTCGCGACGGGCGCGACGGTGCTGGCGCACAACACGAACGTGCTCTTCGGCGTCGTCGGCGTCACCGCGATCCTTCTTGCGACCCGGGATCCCCGGCTCATGCTCCGATTCGGCGCGGCATATGCGGCGGCCGTCGTGGTGATGGTGGTGCCCCTGTACCTCGTCGCGCTGGCCACAGTTGACGCCAACACGCCGTCGGAGGCGAACGAGTGGCTGACGGACTACGCCCAGTCCGGTGAGTGGGGCGTGATATCCGCACAGAGCGCGCCGAAGGCGGCGGTCGGCGCCGCCCGGGCGTTCGTCGGCGGACTCTCGGCCTTCGCGCTGGACGACGTCCGCGATCTCGCGGACCGTGCCTCCGGTAACCAGAGCCTGCGAGAAGAGACATACCTCGTGCGCGATTATCCGCGCGAGCTCGCTGTTGTGCTGCTCGCCGCTTCGGCGGCAGCCGTTGCCGCGCTCGCGCTGCTGGCGATGCGATGGCTCCGCCGCCCGGCTCTCGACCGGCCCGCGCGCACGCTGGCGCTGCTTTCGCTGGCGTGGCTTGTGCCGTACGCCGTCTTCGTCACGTGGTGGGAGCCCGTCAACCCGGAGTTCTGGATCGCCCTCTGGGTGCCCGCGGCGATCCTGATCGCCGTGCCGCTGGCAGGCGACGGCGCACGCGCGACCGGACTGGTCTTCATACTTCTTGGCGCGCTGTTCATCGTCAACCTGGCGGGCAACATCGCTCCGCAACTCACCGAAGAGAATGACTACTGGCGGGAACGGACAGCCTGGTACGAGTCGGAAACGTCGCCGGGCGATCTCGTCGTCACCAACGGCTTCATTCAGAGCGCGTACTTGCGGTACTTCGCGCACGCTGACGTGCTTGACATCGACGAGTGGGACATCGTCGAGACCAACGAGGCGCTCGAGGAGATCGACGATCTGATCCAGGCTTCTGACGCGAGCCGCGTACTGTTCTCGAAAGAGGCGTTCTTGCCGGCGTCCGACGAGTACTCCGACTGCCAGCCAGGCACGAGGCCTTGCCTGTACATCGCCGATGCGCTGCGTCAGCGCTTCGAGCCACGGTCGCGCGTCGTGTACGAGTCCGAGCTCGAGACGGTCTGGGAGCTCGTCGATCGCTAA
- a CDS encoding DNA-formamidopyrimidine glycosylase family protein, with protein MPEIPDLEAIRSFFNERILDVEMTGAEVMITPVIRTGAADFAAELTGNRITGIERYGKFLLFALADDYVMVVNPMLTGRFLYVHPSEKKKGKLVFTISLANGMQIRYADQRVMGKVYVVAADQVASVPTFGEMGPDALAVTEEDFRKRIRKHTGAIKNVLTNYKFIAGIGNAYSDEILFRARIDPFRKRSAMSDEEIGDVYRAIGETMDWAIPILHEHFRDTLHYEEWREHLKVHRKGGGDRSNSDEGRCPRCGSYLAQITPNDRVTTWCRTCQK; from the coding sequence ATGCCGGAGATCCCCGACCTGGAAGCCATTCGGTCGTTCTTCAACGAGCGCATCCTCGACGTCGAGATGACCGGCGCGGAGGTGATGATCACGCCGGTCATCCGCACAGGCGCCGCCGACTTCGCGGCGGAACTGACCGGCAACCGCATCACCGGCATTGAGAGGTACGGCAAGTTCCTGCTCTTCGCGCTCGCCGACGACTACGTGATGGTCGTCAATCCGATGCTGACGGGCCGGTTTCTCTACGTGCACCCCTCCGAGAAGAAGAAGGGCAAGCTCGTCTTCACGATCTCTCTCGCGAACGGGATGCAGATCCGGTACGCCGATCAGCGCGTGATGGGAAAGGTGTACGTCGTGGCGGCCGACCAGGTGGCGAGCGTGCCGACGTTCGGCGAGATGGGGCCGGATGCGCTCGCGGTGACGGAAGAGGACTTCCGGAAGCGGATCCGCAAGCACACGGGCGCGATCAAGAACGTACTGACGAACTACAAGTTCATCGCCGGCATCGGCAACGCGTATTCGGACGAGATCCTGTTCCGCGCGCGCATCGACCCGTTTCGGAAACGCAGCGCGATGTCGGACGAGGAGATCGGCGACGTGTACCGCGCGATCGGCGAGACGATGGACTGGGCGATCCCGATCCTGCACGAGCACTTTCGCGACACGCTGCATTACGAAGAGTGGCGCGAACACCTGAAGGTGCACCGCAAAGGCGGCGGCGACCGCAGCAATTCCGACGAGGGGCGTTGTCCGCGTTGCGGCTCGTACCTGGCGCAGATCACGCCGAACGACCGCGTGACGACGTGGTGCCGAACGTGCCAGAAGTGA
- a CDS encoding AAA family ATPase, translating into MRQDRFTQQAQEVLAASQDLVRTQRHSQWDVEHVLLALLQHPDSLANQILERAGADVSKLRERVVETLSRSPKLAYDVVQVYTTPRIVRMLETANAEAERLQDEFVGVEHLLIAIADEREGDASRILRDFSIDKERIYRALQDIRGSARVDSPTAESRYGALEKYSVDLTQAARDGKLDPVIGRDMEIKRVVQILNRRTKNNPVIIGEAGVGKTAIAEGLAQRIVAGDVPENIRDKRVLALDMGSMVAGAKFRGEFEERLKSVMDEIRRAEGEVIIFIDEIHQVVGAGAAEGAIDASTMLKPALARGELRVIGATTLDEYRKYIEKDPALERRFSPVFLDEPTVEQSIDILKGLRPKYEAHHKVRITDEALVAAARLSDRYLTERHLPDKAIDLMDEASSKKVIEQQSLTPEIRALKERLDELNMEIETAAVRQDFAAAAQLRQEVLTLQTDYDRLKAEWQQSHDSADMTVAEHDIAALIASITGIPVSRMLEGEAEKLLHIEETLHGRVIGQDKAIEAVAEALRRARAGLKDPKRPIGSFIFLGPTGVGKTELARALAEYLFDDEEALIRLDMSEYQERHTVSRIVGAPPGYVGYEEGGSLTEAVRRRPYRVILFDEVEKAHPDLFNLLLQILEDGRLTDGQGHTVDFRNTIIIMTSNLGTGSDARGPTGFATRSENDGQRSVRQEQVEKALRETFRPEFLNRIDEIIIFEPLTPAELQQIVDLMINEVRNRLEDRTIDFEVTQAAKDELVKEGYDPTYGARPLRRTVQRRLENPLARHILAGEFKEGDVVRVDYREGEFTFEKAGARAKAEPQPVSA; encoded by the coding sequence ATGCGACAAGATAGATTCACACAGCAGGCGCAGGAAGTGCTCGCGGCCTCGCAGGACCTCGTGCGCACGCAGCGCCACTCGCAGTGGGATGTCGAGCACGTGTTGCTCGCGTTGCTGCAGCATCCCGATAGCCTCGCCAATCAGATCCTGGAGCGGGCTGGCGCCGACGTCTCGAAGCTGCGCGAGCGCGTGGTCGAGACGCTGTCACGCTCGCCGAAGCTCGCCTACGACGTCGTGCAGGTCTACACGACGCCCCGCATCGTCCGCATGCTCGAGACGGCGAACGCCGAGGCCGAACGCCTGCAGGACGAGTTCGTCGGCGTCGAGCACCTGCTGATCGCGATCGCCGACGAACGGGAGGGCGACGCGTCGCGGATCCTGCGCGACTTCAGCATCGACAAGGAACGCATCTACCGCGCGTTGCAGGACATTCGCGGCAGCGCGCGCGTCGATTCGCCGACGGCGGAGAGCCGTTACGGCGCGCTGGAAAAGTACAGCGTCGACCTGACGCAGGCCGCGCGCGACGGAAAGCTCGATCCGGTGATCGGACGCGACATGGAGATCAAGCGCGTCGTCCAGATCCTGAACCGGCGCACCAAGAACAACCCGGTCATCATCGGCGAGGCGGGCGTCGGCAAGACGGCGATCGCCGAGGGGCTCGCGCAGCGCATCGTCGCGGGCGATGTCCCGGAGAACATCCGCGACAAGCGCGTGCTCGCGCTCGACATGGGCTCGATGGTCGCCGGCGCGAAGTTCCGCGGCGAGTTCGAGGAGCGGCTGAAGTCCGTCATGGACGAGATCCGCCGCGCCGAAGGCGAGGTGATCATCTTCATCGACGAGATTCACCAGGTCGTCGGCGCCGGCGCCGCCGAAGGCGCGATCGACGCCAGCACCATGCTGAAGCCCGCGCTCGCGCGCGGCGAACTGCGCGTCATCGGCGCCACCACGCTCGACGAGTACCGCAAGTACATCGAGAAGGATCCGGCGCTCGAGCGGCGTTTCTCACCTGTGTTCCTCGATGAGCCGACGGTCGAACAGTCGATCGATATCCTCAAGGGGCTGCGACCAAAATACGAGGCGCACCACAAGGTGCGGATCACCGACGAGGCGCTCGTCGCGGCCGCGCGCCTGAGCGACCGCTACCTCACCGAGCGACACCTGCCGGACAAGGCGATAGATCTCATGGACGAAGCGTCGAGCAAGAAGGTGATCGAGCAGCAGTCGCTCACACCGGAGATTCGCGCGCTCAAAGAGCGTCTCGACGAGTTGAACATGGAGATCGAAACAGCCGCCGTCCGCCAGGACTTCGCGGCCGCGGCGCAGCTCCGCCAGGAAGTGCTGACGCTGCAGACCGACTACGACCGGCTCAAGGCAGAATGGCAACAGTCGCACGACAGCGCCGATATGACCGTCGCTGAGCATGACATCGCCGCGCTGATCGCGTCGATCACGGGCATTCCTGTCAGCCGCATGCTCGAAGGCGAAGCCGAGAAGCTGCTGCACATCGAGGAGACGTTGCACGGTCGCGTCATCGGCCAGGACAAGGCGATCGAAGCGGTCGCCGAAGCGTTGCGACGCGCCCGCGCCGGGCTCAAGGACCCGAAGCGGCCGATTGGCAGCTTCATCTTCCTCGGCCCGACAGGCGTCGGCAAGACGGAACTCGCGCGCGCGCTCGCCGAGTACCTGTTCGACGATGAAGAGGCGCTGATCCGCCTCGACATGTCCGAATATCAGGAGCGGCACACCGTTTCGAGGATCGTCGGCGCGCCGCCGGGATACGTCGGCTACGAAGAGGGCGGATCGCTGACGGAAGCCGTGCGCCGCCGCCCGTACCGCGTGATCCTGTTCGACGAGGTCGAAAAGGCGCACCCTGACCTGTTCAACCTGCTGCTCCAGATCCTGGAAGACGGCCGGCTGACCGACGGGCAGGGCCACACCGTCGACTTCCGCAACACGATCATCATCATGACGTCGAACCTCGGCACCGGCTCCGACGCACGCGGCCCCACCGGCTTCGCGACCCGCAGCGAGAACGACGGTCAGCGGTCGGTGCGGCAGGAACAGGTCGAGAAGGCGCTCCGCGAGACCTTCCGGCCGGAGTTCCTCAACCGTATCGACGAGATCATCATCTTCGAGCCGCTGACGCCCGCTGAGCTGCAGCAGATCGTCGACCTGATGATCAACGAAGTGCGCAACCGGCTCGAGGACCGCACGATCGACTTCGAAGTCACGCAGGCCGCGAAGGACGAATTGGTGAAAGAGGGCTACGACCCGACGTACGGTGCGCGGCCGCTGCGCCGCACGGTCCAGCGTCGCCTCGAAAACCCGCTCGCGCGGCACATCCTGGCCGGCGAGTTCAAGGAGGGCGACGTCGTCCGCGTCGACTACCGAGAGGGCGAGTTCACGTTCGAGAAAGCCGGCGCGCGCGCGAAGGCGGAGCCACAGCCCGTTTCGGCGTAA
- a CDS encoding nitroreductase family deazaflavin-dependent oxidoreductase → MPGQTADPTRADQDYCYVTTTGRVTGNPHTIEIWFAMNDSTIYILAGGRYRSDWVRNAKKAPRVGVRIAGHTFEGVARIVEDGTEDALARRMLLDKYAKSADSGLDDWGRTALAVAIDLTPQADATTAG, encoded by the coding sequence ATGCCTGGACAGACGGCAGATCCGACCCGCGCTGATCAGGACTACTGCTACGTCACCACGACGGGCCGCGTCACTGGCAACCCGCACACCATCGAGATCTGGTTCGCCATGAACGACAGCACCATCTACATCCTCGCCGGCGGCCGCTACCGCTCGGACTGGGTGAGGAACGCGAAGAAAGCCCCGCGCGTCGGCGTCCGCATCGCCGGTCATACATTCGAAGGCGTCGCGAGAATCGTCGAGGACGGGACGGAGGACGCGCTGGCGCGCCGCATGTTGCTCGACAAGTACGCGAAGTCCGCCGACAGCGGCCTCGACGACTGGGGCCGAACCGCGCTCGCGGTCGCCATCGATCTGACGCCGCAAGCCGACGCTACGACAGCCGGCTGA
- a CDS encoding helix-turn-helix transcriptional regulator, which translates to MTGEMRNDIFDDDDPCFVISIAARMVGMHAQTLRQYERVGLVEPKRTRGNVRMYSRSDVARLLQVQRLINDLGVNLAGVEVILRMNERMQQMEQEMERLRNELQRFRDGRLPARTDR; encoded by the coding sequence ATGACCGGAGAGATGCGCAACGACATCTTCGACGATGACGATCCGTGCTTCGTCATATCGATCGCCGCCCGCATGGTAGGCATGCACGCGCAGACGCTGCGCCAGTACGAGCGCGTCGGCCTGGTCGAGCCGAAGCGCACGCGCGGCAACGTGCGCATGTACTCGCGCTCCGACGTCGCGCGGCTGTTGCAGGTGCAGCGGCTGATCAACGACCTGGGCGTGAACCTGGCGGGCGTTGAGGTGATCCTCCGCATGAACGAGCGGATGCAGCAGATGGAGCAGGAGATGGAGCGCCTGCGCAACGAACTGCAGCGCTTCCGCGACGGGCGCCTGCCGGCAAGGACGGACCGATAG
- a CDS encoding VOC family protein, whose translation MAVGLKRVDHVSMAVWKIDDSLPFFTDIFGWKEAGRFRNDEAGFAGVVLDVPGPDGQRQMQWEILEPIGDDSFIAKFLRERGPGLHHVTLEVADADGAASDLRASGIEPFGGPRVSYDWKEMFVHPKASGGVLFQLYEQLPEPPEGNAKDHA comes from the coding sequence TTGGCAGTCGGACTCAAGCGCGTCGATCACGTCAGCATGGCGGTCTGGAAGATCGACGACTCATTGCCCTTCTTTACGGACATCTTCGGTTGGAAGGAAGCCGGCCGCTTCCGCAACGACGAGGCGGGCTTCGCCGGCGTCGTGCTCGACGTGCCCGGCCCCGACGGCCAGCGCCAGATGCAGTGGGAAATCCTGGAGCCGATCGGCGACGACAGCTTCATCGCCAAGTTCCTGCGTGAGCGCGGCCCCGGCCTCCACCACGTCACGCTCGAAGTCGCCGACGCCGACGGCGCGGCGTCCGACCTGCGCGCGAGCGGCATCGAGCCGTTCGGCGGGCCGCGCGTCAGCTACGACTGGAAGGAGATGTTCGTACACCCGAAGGCGTCCGGCGGCGTCCTATTCCAACTCTACGAACAGTTGCCGGAACCGCCTGAAGGCAACGCCAAGGATCACGCCTGA
- the nagA gene encoding N-acetylglucosamine-6-phosphate deacetylase: MQVKTFVNARIVFETRIHEGCVVVRDGVIGGVHIGACPIPHDAEVIDCGGRYLAPGLIDVHVHGGGGHSLMTDDPDEVRAYARWAARRGVTGFLVSTSGRDHAEIVRRLEALAPVVGCEPGAARVLGFHLEGPYINPARKGAFPPQWLRAPDVNEYWELVAASDKQVRQVTLAPELPGGDALIEAVLASGAVAAIGHTDASYDEAMHAFELGCTHVTHCFNAMRPFSHRDPGCLAAIMASDGVTAELIGDGAHVDYAAASVLLRAKGAQGIVLVTDGMTLAGTGDGEAQWEGQAIRVEGGKAVRVADSTIIGGVITLDQTVRNAVQHLGVPLQTAVAMAATHAARAMRLDMRYGAVEPGLAADFVLLDDALSVQDTYVGGQLVGG; this comes from the coding sequence ATGCAGGTAAAGACGTTCGTCAACGCCCGCATCGTGTTCGAGACGCGGATCCACGAAGGCTGCGTGGTCGTCCGTGACGGCGTAATCGGCGGCGTGCACATCGGCGCCTGCCCGATCCCGCACGACGCGGAGGTCATCGACTGCGGCGGGCGCTATCTCGCGCCGGGGCTGATCGACGTACACGTGCACGGCGGCGGCGGACACTCGCTGATGACGGACGACCCGGACGAAGTACGCGCGTACGCGCGGTGGGCCGCGCGGCGCGGCGTCACGGGGTTCCTGGTCAGCACGTCGGGGCGGGACCACGCGGAGATCGTGCGGCGGCTCGAAGCGCTGGCGCCGGTCGTCGGGTGCGAACCGGGGGCGGCGCGCGTGCTGGGCTTTCATCTCGAAGGCCCGTACATCAATCCGGCGCGGAAAGGCGCGTTCCCGCCGCAATGGCTGCGCGCGCCCGACGTCAACGAGTACTGGGAGCTTGTCGCCGCATCGGACAAGCAGGTGCGGCAGGTGACGCTCGCGCCGGAGTTGCCGGGCGGCGACGCGCTCATCGAGGCTGTGTTGGCATCCGGGGCAGTGGCTGCGATAGGGCACACCGACGCGTCGTACGACGAGGCGATGCACGCGTTCGAGCTGGGCTGCACGCACGTGACGCACTGCTTCAACGCGATGCGGCCGTTCTCGCATCGCGACCCCGGATGTCTCGCCGCGATCATGGCCTCCGACGGCGTCACGGCCGAACTGATCGGCGATGGCGCGCACGTCGATTACGCCGCGGCGAGCGTGCTGCTGCGGGCGAAAGGGGCGCAGGGTATCGTCCTGGTGACGGACGGCATGACGCTCGCGGGCACGGGGGATGGCGAGGCGCAGTGGGAGGGGCAGGCGATCCGCGTCGAGGGGGGCAAGGCGGTGCGCGTCGCCGACAGCACGATCATCGGCGGCGTGATCACCCTCGACCAGACGGTGCGCAACGCCGTTCAGCACCTGGGCGTGCCGCTCCAGACGGCGGTCGCAATGGCCGCGACGCACGCGGCGCGCGCCATGCGGCTTGACATGCGCTACGGCGCGGTCGAGCCGGGGCTGGCCGCGGACTTCGTGTTGCTGGATGATGCACTGAGCGTGCAGGACACCTACGTGGGGGGACAGCTCGTGGGAGGATGA